In Magnolia sinica isolate HGM2019 chromosome 12, MsV1, whole genome shotgun sequence, a single genomic region encodes these proteins:
- the LOC131221570 gene encoding large ribosomal subunit protein uL6-like produces the protein MKTILASQTMDVPDGMKIKVKAKMIEVEGPHGKLMRNFKHLNLDFQLIEGGKKMKVEAWFGSRKTMAVIRTAINHVQNLITGITKGYHYKMRFVYSHFPINASITNGNKSIEIRNFLGEKKVQKVEHELVLDGNDVELVSHSAALINQKCHVKNKDIRKFLNSIYVSERATIAEEDN, from the coding sequence ATGAAGACTATCTTAGCGTCCCAGACGATGGATGTTCCAGATGGAATGAAGATCAAGGTAAAAGCAAAGATGATCGAGGTGGAGGGTCCCCACGGCAAGCTCATGAGGAACTTTAAACATCTGAATCTGGATTTCCAGCTGATCGAAGGTGGTAAGAAAATGAAGGTCGAAGCGTGGTTTGGATCGAGGAAGACAATGGCCGTCATCCGTACCGCTATCAACCACGTACAAAATCTCATCACCGGCATCACCAAAGGCTACCATTACAAGATGAGATTCGTGTACTCTCACTTCCCCATTAACGCCAGCATCACCAACGGCAACAAGAGTATTGAGATCCGTAACTTTCTCGGCGAGAAGAAGGTACAGAAGGTTGAGCACGAACTTGTTTTAGATGGGAATGATGTTGAGCTTGTTTCACACTCGGCAGCCCTGATAAACCAGAAATGCCATGTGAAAAACAAGGACATAAGGAAGTTTCTTAACAGTATTTATGTCAGTGAAAGGGCAACCATTGCTGAAGAGGATAACTGA
- the LOC131220191 gene encoding uncharacterized protein LOC131220191: protein MRSLQMKDFLEPAGPFPPSAVLSFLPQEILNCIIQGGFATSDVNLESFWPHDPSGSFMIKYEARHGQSPMTASISIARVIWWSKMVLGDRPVLHPRREHLRLGTPVTAIPHQNLETNIIKWSRLASGWVKLNVDGSSKGNPGLSGGGGICRGDNGYFIFAFSSGYGTGTNNRVEMRAIFNGLTLCLEKGLDRIEIESDSKLVIDLLSGKPHTPWLWRYWISRINKLRQGGTSSLRLIHREGNGPVDCMAREGSNNQTVSVIDYLGNLRDAVRGLLFLDKVGLGAVRRSHVGK from the exons ATGCGTTCTCTTCAGATGAAAGACTTTCTCGAGCCAGCAGGGCCTTTTCCTCCATCAGCGGTTCTTTCCTTCCTTCCTCAAGAAATCCTCAATTGCATAATCCAGGGAGGCTTTGCAACTTCAGATGTCAACCTGGAGAGTTTCTGGCCTCACGACCCCTCCGGGTCTTTCATGATCAA ATACGAAGCTAGGCACGGCCAGAGTCCCATGACAGCTTCTATCTCTATAGCCCGAGTTATTTGGTGGAGCAAAATGGTTTTAGGTGACAGGCCTGTGCTCCACCCCCGTCGGGAGCACCTCAGATTGGGAACACCTGTCACAGCCATCCCTCATCAGAATCTCGAAACCAATATTATCAAGTGGAGCAGGCTAGCGAGTGGTTGGGTCAAGTTGAACGTCGATGGCTCCTCAAAGGGTAACCCGGGCTTATCGGGAGGGGGAGGGATCTGTAGGGGTGACAATGGCTACTTCATCTTTGCTTTTTCGTCCGGATATGGTACGGGGACTAACAATAGAGTCGAGATGCGTGCCATATTCAACGGCCTTACTCTCTGCTTGGAGAAGGGGCTAGATAGAATTGAGATCGAATCTGACTCGAAACTGGTTATCGATCTCCTCTCGGGTAAGCCCCACACCCCTTGGCTCTGGAGATACTGGATCTCTCGGATCAACAAGTTGAGACAGGGGGGCACCTCCTCCCTCAGGCTCATTCATAGGGAAGGAAATGGTCCGGTTGACTGCATGGCCCGAGAAGGGAGCAACAACCAGACCGTCTCGGTGATCGACTATCTGGGCAACCTCCGTGACGCGGTTCGTGGACTCCTCTTCTTAGATAAGGTCGGTCTGGGAGCTGTTAGGAGATCTCATGTGGGCAAGTAA